A window from Sus scrofa isolate TJ Tabasco breed Duroc chromosome 2, Sscrofa11.1, whole genome shotgun sequence encodes these proteins:
- the PRPF19 gene encoding pre-mRNA-processing factor 19, translating into MSLICSISNEVPEHPCVSPVSNHVYERRLIEKYIAENGTDPINNQPLSEEQLIDIKVAHPIRPKPPSATSIPAILKALQDEWDAVMLHSFTLRQQLQTTRQELSHALYQHDAACRVIARLTKEVTAAREALATLKPQAGLIVPQAVPSSQPSVVGAGEPMDLGELVGMTPEIIQKLQDKATVLTTERKKRGKTVPEELVKPEELSKYRQVASHVGLHSASIPGILALDLCPSDTNKILTGGADKNVVVFDKSSEQILATLKGHTKKVTSVVFHPSQELVFSASPDATIRIWSVPNASCVQVVRAHESAVTGLSLHATGDYLLSSSDDQYWAFSDIQTGRVLTKVTDETSGCSLTCAQFHPDGLIFGTGTMDSQIKIWDLKERTNVANFPGHSGPITSIAFSENGYYLATAADDSSVKLWDLRKLKNFKTLQLDNNFEVKSLIFDQSGTYLALGGTDVQIYICKQWTEILHFTEHSGVTTGVAFGHHAKFIASTGMDRSLKFYSL; encoded by the exons ATGTCCCTGATCTGCTCTA tctcCAATGAAGTGCCAGAGCACCCATGCGTGTCCCCTGTCTCTAATCATGTCTACGAGCGCCGGCTCATTGAGAAGTATATTGCAGAGAATGGCACAGATCCCATCAACAACCAGCCTCTGTCCGAGGAGCAGCTCATTGACATCAAAG TTGCTCACCCAATCCGGCCCAAGCCTCCCTCAGCCACCAGCATCCCAGCCATTCTGAAAGCCTTGCAGGATGAGTGG GACGCAGTCATGCTCCACAGCTTCACCCTGCGCCAGCAGCTGCAGACCACCCGCCAAGAGCTGTCCCACGCGCTGTACCAGCATGATGCTGCCTGCCGTGTCATTGCCCGTCTCACCAAGGAAGTCACTGCTGCCCGAGAAG CTCTGGCTACCCTGAAACCTCAGGCCGGCCTCATCGTGCCCCAGGCTGTGCCAAGCTCCCAGCCAAGTGTCGTG GGTGCGGGCGAGCCCATGGACTTGGGCGAGCTGGTGGGAATGACCCCCGAGATTATTCAGAAG cTTCAAGACAAGGCCACTGTGCTAACCACGGAGCGTAAGAAG aGAGGGAAGACTGTGCCTGAGGAGCTGGTGAAGCCAGAAGAGCTCAGCAAATACCGGCAGGTGGCATCCCACGTG GGCTTGCACAGTGCCAGCATTCCCGGGATCCTCGCCCTGGACCTCTGCCCCTCCGACACCAACAAGATCCTCACTG GTGGAGCGGATAAAAATGTCGTCGTCTTCGACAAGAGTTCTGAGCAAATCCTGGCCACCCTCAAAGGCCATACCAAGAAGGTCACCAGCGTGGTCTTTCACCCTTCCCAG GAATTGGTGTTTTCCGCCTCCCCAGACGCCACTATCAGGATTTGGTCGGTTCCGAACGCCTCCTGTGTACAGGTTGTTCGGGCCCATGAGAGCGCTGTGACAGGCCTCAGCCTCCACGCCACTGGGGACTATCTCCTGAGCTCCTCTGATGACCAG TACTGGGCCTTCTCTGACATCCAGACAGGACGCGTGCTCACCAAGGTGACCGACGAGACCTCTGGCTGCT CTCTCACGTGTGCGCAGTTCCACCCGGATGGACTCATTTTCGGAACAGGCACCATGGACTCTCAGATCAAGATCTGGGACTTGAAG GAGCGAACCAACGTGGCCAACTTCCCTGGCCACTCGGGCCCCATCACCAGCATTGCCTTCTCCGAGAATGGCTACTACCTGGCCACGGCGGCCGACGACTCCTCTGTCAAGCTCTGGGATCTGCGCAAACTGAAGAACTTCAAGACGTTGCAGCTGGATAACAACTTTGAG GTGAAGTCCCTCATCTTTGACCAGAGTGGAACTTACCTGGCCCTGGGGGGCACAGATGTCCAGATCTACATCTGCAAACAGTGGACGGAGATTCTTCACTTTACAG AGCATAGCGGCGTGACCACAGGGGTGGCCTTCGGGCACCACGCCAAGTTCATTGCTTCAACAGGCATGGACAGGAGCCTCAAGTTCTACAGCCTGTAG